A single Pan troglodytes isolate AG18354 chromosome X, NHGRI_mPanTro3-v2.0_pri, whole genome shotgun sequence DNA region contains:
- the RPS4X gene encoding small ribosomal subunit protein eS4, X isoform has product MARGPKKHLKRVAAPKHWMLDKLTGVFAPRPSTGPHKLRECLPLIIFLRNRLKYALTGDEVKKICMQRFIKIDGKVRTDITYPAGFMDVISIDKTGENFRLIYDTKGRFAVHRITPEEAKYKLCKVRKIFVGTKGIPHLVTHDARTIRYPDPLIKVNDTIQIDLETGKITDFIKFDTGNLCMVTGGANLGRIGVITNRERHPGSFDVVHVKDANGNSFATRLSNIFVIGKGNKPWISLPRGKGIRLTIAEERDKRLAAKQSSG; this is encoded by the exons GCTCGTGGTCCCAAGAAGCATCTGAAGCGGGTGGCAGCTCCAAAGCATTGGATGCTGGATAAATTGACCGGTGTGTTT GCTCCTCGTCCATCCACCGGTCCCCACAAGTTGAGAGAGTGTCTCCCCCTCATCATTTTCCTAAGGAACAGACTTAAGTATGCCCTGACAGGAGATGAAGTAAAGAAGATTTGCATGCAGCGGTTCATTAAAATCGATGGCAAGGTCCGAACTGATATAACCTACCCTGCTGGATTCATGG ATGTCATCAGCATTGACAAGACGGGAGAGAATTTCCGTCTGATCTATGACACCAAGGGTCGCTTTGCTGTACATCGTATTACACctgaggaggccaag TACAAGTTGTGCAAAGTGAGAAAGATCTTTGTGGGCACAAAAGGAATCCCTCATCTGGTGACTCATGATGCCCGCACCATCCGCTACCCCGATCCCCTCATCAAGGTGAATGATACCATTCAGATTGATTTGGAGACTGGCAAGATTACTGATTTCATCAAGTTCGACACTG GTAACCTGTGTATGGTGACTGGAGGTGCTAACCTAGGAAGAATTGGTGTGATCACCAACAGAGAGAGGCACCCTGGATCTTTTGACGTGGTTCACGTGAAAGATGCCAATGGCAACAGCTTTGCCACTCGACTTTCCAACATTTTTGTTATTGGCAAG GGCAACAAACCATGGATTTCTCTTCCCCGAGGAAAGGGTATCCGCCTCACCATTGCTGAAGAGAGAGACAAAAGACTGGCGGCCAAACAGAGCAGTGGGTGA